One genomic segment of Belonocnema kinseyi isolate 2016_QV_RU_SX_M_011 chromosome 2, B_treatae_v1, whole genome shotgun sequence includes these proteins:
- the LOC117168357 gene encoding zinc finger protein 763-like, with protein sequence MPKLKMLQTLNNMKPEMERNETLSMSTKIKEEIKLEDLDVAEDIFLYDDSFVDSCNLLDYEASNIVVDFSADEDPLSLNENLTEDNEEVPITKLLRKTGNSSKSVMKPDPSTLNPLCFNEIDRKIFVCKVCRMIVAKRNKRKTYIEVEHTYTKLHNFLEMEKIKPSNEQKYPCKFCSAVSKSSRLYMLHLEKHGKEFHECNYCFQKLEIKCFLKPLTRFDEYPCELCGKILNKKGSYVAHMGNHYRKQCKFCGKMFPKFANLISHSVWCKGRTICSGCFKNFATLDAVKNHILVCEDIQKLNRS encoded by the exons ATGCCAAAACTTAAGATGCTGCAAACTTTAAACAATATG aagCCAGAAATGGAAAGGAACGAAACTTTGTCaatgtcaacaaaaataaaagaagagattAAGCTTGAGGACTTGGACGTGGCAGAGGATATTTTTTTGTATGACGATTCTTTCGTTGACAGTTGCAATTTACTAGACTATGAAGCAAGTAATATCGTAGTCGACTTCTCTGCTGATGAAGATCCATTAAGTTTAAACGAAAACCTAACAGAAGACAATGAAGAAGTTCCCATTACAAAACTTTTGAGGAAGACTGGTAACTCGAG CAAATCCGTAATGAAGCCTGATCCTTCGACATTGAACCCACTGTGTTTCAACGAAATCGATAGGAAGATATTTGTGTGCAAAGTTTGTAGAATGATAGTTGCGAAACGAAATAAGCGTAAAACCTACATCGAAGTGGAGCACACTTACAcgaaattgcacaattttctGGAAATGGAGAAAATAAAACCCTCCAATGAACAAAAGTATCCTTGCAAATTTTGCTCAGCAGTTTCTAAATCTTCTCGACTCTACATGCTACATCTCGAGAAACACGGGAAGGAGTTCCATGAGTGTAACTATTGTTTCCAAAAGTTGGagataaaatgttttttgaaaccgCTTACTCGGTTCGATGAGTATCCCTGTGAACTTTGTggaaaaattctcaacaagaaagGTTCCTATGTCGCTCACATGGGAAATCATTACCGAAAACAGTGTAAATTCTGCGGCAAAATGTTTCCCAAATTTGCAAATTTGATATCGCACTCAGTTTGGTGCAAAGGTCGAACAATTTGTAGTGGATGTTTTAAAAACTTCGCCACCTTGGATGCCGTGAAAAATCATATACTGGtttgtgaagatattcaaaagttaaatCGATCCTAA